In Acidimicrobiales bacterium, the following are encoded in one genomic region:
- a CDS encoding cytidylate kinase-like family protein: MRRVVTISGSYGAGGSVVGPAVAQLLDLAFLDRAVVGTDVEAAARPRGEAAVEEERTSGFFGRLAASFATMPDAYGPGAPPGAVAPSDEALRIEAESRVREFVAANDGGVVLGWGASVFLAEAFHVRLDGPLEARLAQAAAIEGIDLASARRRGEETDRIRSLYVRRLYGRDWRDWRLYHLVVDSCSLPLGEVASLLASAAQAYFRARQRGSGPGASTAQPGTGR; encoded by the coding sequence ATGCGCCGTGTCGTCACGATCTCCGGGAGCTACGGCGCCGGTGGCAGCGTCGTCGGCCCGGCGGTCGCGCAGCTGCTCGACCTCGCCTTCCTCGACCGCGCCGTCGTCGGCACGGACGTCGAGGCGGCGGCGCGCCCGCGTGGCGAGGCCGCCGTCGAGGAGGAGCGCACGAGCGGGTTCTTCGGGCGCCTCGCGGCGAGCTTCGCCACGATGCCCGACGCCTACGGACCGGGCGCACCGCCCGGCGCCGTCGCCCCCTCCGACGAGGCGCTGCGCATCGAGGCGGAGTCGCGCGTCCGGGAGTTCGTCGCCGCCAACGACGGCGGCGTCGTCCTCGGCTGGGGGGCGTCCGTCTTCCTCGCCGAGGCGTTCCACGTGCGCCTCGACGGCCCGCTCGAGGCGCGCCTCGCGCAGGCTGCGGCGATCGAGGGCATCGACCTCGCGAGCGCACGACGACGGGGCGAGGAGACCGATCGGATCCGTTCGCTCTACGTGCGGCGCCTCTACGGTCGGGACTGGCGCGACTGGCGCCTCTACCACCTCGTGGTGGACAGCTGCTCCCTCCCGCTCGGCGAGGTCGCCTCGCTGCTCGCGAGCGCCGCGCAGGCGTACTTCCGGGCGCGCCAGCGAGGGTCGGGACCGGGCGCCTCGACGGCTCAGCCGGGGACGGGTCGGTAG
- a CDS encoding 2-oxoacid:ferredoxin oxidoreductase subunit beta — protein sequence MTDLAPATSRKDWASDQEVRWCPGCGDYSILAAVQLLLPELGVRRENTVFISGIGCAARFPYYMNTYGMHSIHGRAPAIATGLAVTRPDLDVWVITGDGDALSIGGNHLIHALRRNVNLTILLFNNQIYGLTKGQFSPTSETGKVTKSTPFGSLDVPFNPLSVALGAEATFVARTHDMDRKHMMETFRRAHDHRGAAFVEIYQNCNVFNDGAYEDITGRDRRAEMLIPLEHGQPIRFGKEREKGVRLTPDGRLEIVSVADVGEDSLLVHDETRSDPGLAFLLSRLSSGPHEPTPIGVFRAVERPDYGSLVAAQIADVQARKGTGDLAALLRSGTVWTVA from the coding sequence ATGACCGATCTCGCACCGGCGACGAGCCGCAAGGACTGGGCGAGCGACCAGGAGGTCCGCTGGTGCCCGGGGTGCGGGGATTACTCGATCCTCGCCGCCGTCCAGCTGCTGCTGCCCGAGCTCGGCGTCCGACGGGAGAACACGGTGTTCATCTCGGGGATCGGGTGCGCCGCCCGGTTCCCGTACTACATGAACACCTACGGGATGCACTCGATCCACGGTCGGGCGCCCGCCATCGCGACGGGTCTCGCCGTCACCCGCCCCGACCTCGACGTCTGGGTGATCACCGGCGACGGCGACGCCCTGTCGATCGGCGGGAACCACCTCATCCACGCGCTCCGGCGGAACGTCAACCTCACGATCCTGCTCTTCAACAACCAGATCTACGGCCTGACGAAGGGCCAGTTCTCGCCGACGTCCGAGACGGGCAAGGTGACGAAGTCGACCCCCTTCGGCTCCCTCGACGTGCCGTTCAACCCACTCTCGGTCGCGCTCGGCGCGGAGGCGACGTTCGTGGCGCGCACCCACGACATGGACCGCAAGCACATGATGGAGACCTTCCGGCGGGCGCACGACCACCGGGGCGCTGCCTTCGTCGAGATCTACCAGAACTGCAACGTCTTCAACGACGGCGCCTACGAGGACATCACGGGCCGGGACCGGCGAGCGGAGATGCTCATCCCGCTCGAGCACGGCCAGCCGATCCGCTTCGGCAAGGAGCGGGAGAAGGGGGTGCGCCTCACCCCCGACGGGCGGCTCGAGATCGTCTCGGTCGCCGACGTCGGCGAGGACTCGCTCCTCGTGCACGACGAGACGAGGAGCGACCCAGGGCTCGCCTTCCTGCTCTCGCGCCTGTCGAGCGGCCCGCACGAGCCGACGCCGATCGGGGTGTTCCGGGCGGTGGAGCGCCCCGACTACGGATCGCTCGTCGCTGCCCAGATCGCCGACGTCCAGGCGCGCAAGGGGACCGGCGACCTCGCTGCCCTCCTGCGCTCGGGCACCGTCTGGACCGTGGCGTAG